One genomic window of Cygnus olor isolate bCygOlo1 chromosome 3, bCygOlo1.pri.v2, whole genome shotgun sequence includes the following:
- the MANEA gene encoding glycoprotein endo-alpha-1,2-mannosidase: protein MARFRRRTCIILLLFILFICSIMMALKTLRPDRAGFGDPFGLGLLPELQQRTELLDNRQNSLNRVHGDAVTQISNMHAVVVNTMKASVPPVSKLEEELSSPNYNFHIFYYSWFGNPQFDGKYIHWNHPLLPHWDPKIANNYPKGRHNPPEDIGANFYPELGSYSSKDPSVVEAHMKQMLSASIGVIALSWYPPGMADENGEPTDDLVPVILDYAHKYNLKVTFHIEPYKDRDDRSMYHNVKYIIDKYGAHPAFYRHKTSTGRFLPMFYVYDSYVTIPEIWANLLTVSGSQTIRNTPYDALFIALLVEERHKHDIHRSGFDGMYTYFATNGFSYGSSHHNWASLKAFCDSNNLMFIPSVGPGYIDTSIRPWNNHNTRNRVNGKYYETAFNAALLVRPEIISITSFNEWHEGTQIEKAVPKRTGQIVYLDYKPHKPNVYLELTQKWSEKYRKEKEQWLI from the exons ATGGCAAGATTTCGCAGAAGAACATGCatcattttgttgctttttattttgtttatttgctccATAATGATGGCATTGAAGACTCTGAGACCTGACCGAGCTGGCTTTGGGGACCCATTTGGACTTGGTTTGTTGCCCGAGCTTCAACAACGGACAGAGCTCTTAGACAATAGACAAAATTCACTGAATAGGGTTCATGGAGATGCTGTAACACAAATCAGCAATATGCATGCTGTTGTAGTCAATACTATGAAAGCGTCTGTGCCTCCTGTAAGCAAGTTGGAAGAAGAGCTTTCTTCTCCTAATTATAACTTTCATATATTCTATTATAGTTGGTTTGGGAATCCACAGTTTGATGGCAAATATATTCACTGGAACCATCCGTTGTTGCCACACTGGGATCCCAAAATTGCAAACAATTATCCAAAGGGCAGGCATAATCCTCCTGAGGACATTGGTGCTAACTTTTATCCTGAACTTGGATCTTACAGTTCCAAAGACCCTTCTGTCGTAGAAGCACACAtgaaacaaatgctttcagCTTCAATTG gtGTAATAGCACTTTCATGGTACCCGCCAGGTATGGCTGATGAAAATGGAGAACCAACTGATGATTTGGTGCCTGTTATTTTGGATTATGCACACAAATACAATCTAAAG gtcACTTTTCATATTGAGCCCTACAAAGATAGAGATGACCGCAGTATGTACCACAATGTCAAATACATCATTGACAA ATATGGAGCCCATCCAGCCTTTTACAGGCATAAGACCAGCACAGGCAGATTTCTTCCCATGTTTTATGTTTATGATTCTTATGTAACAATTCCTGAAATATGGGCAAATCTGTTAACTGTATCTGGATCACAGACTATTCGAAATACTCCATATGATGCATTATTCATTGCTCTTCTTGTAGAAGAAAGACATAAGCATGATATTCACAGAAGTGGCTTTGATGGAATGTATACATACTTTGCCACCAATGGCTTCTCTTATGGCTCATCTCATCATAACTGGGCAAGTTTAAAAGCCTTTTGTGATAGTAACAACTTAATGTTTATTCCAAGCGTGGGACCAGGCTATATTGACACCAGTATTCGACCATGGAACAACCACAACACCCGTAATCGTGTCAATGGAAAATACTATGAGACTGCCTTTAATGCAGCCCTTTTGGTGCGaccagaaattatttccattacATCTTTTAATGAATGGCATGAAGGTACACAGATTGAAAAAGCTGTCCCCAAACGGACTGGACAGATAGTTTACCTTGATTATAAGCCCCATAAACCAAATGTTTACCTGGAGCTGACTCAGAAGTGGTCTGAgaagtacagaaaagaaaaagagcagtgGCTTATATGA